ACCCAATTTTGAGTGTGACAGCATGCCTAACTTAGCGCGTCGTGGAAGATAACACCGAGCGTAAACCGTTCGCCTGTAAGGACTTCACTCACGCCGTGTTTCATGTTGACACGATAATAGCCACGGCTTCCCGCCGCAGGACGGAAATTAGTGGTAAAGAGAAGAATATCACCCTGATCTGGTTTCAATACAATGGCTTTTGATTGTGCGCGGGGCGTTTGCTGTACGAGTACAAATTCCCCGCCAGTATAGTCCTGGCCAGCCTGATTCAGGAAAATAACCATTTGAATGGGGAAAAACACTTCACCGTAAAGATCCTGGTGTAAGGTGTTATGTCCGCCCGGACCATATTTAAGGATTAGAGCCGTGGGCTTGTCCTGGCCCTGCGCTCGGCATAAGTTCTGAAAAGTTTCAAAATCTGCCGGATAGCGGTGCGGTTGACCAAGTTGTCGCATCCACTCATTTGCCACTGGTGCGAGCCTGGGATAGAAAGTTTGTCTTAAATGCTGAACGGTCTGCGGAAGCGGATAGGCAAAATATTTGTATTCACCCAGTCCAAACCGGTAGCGTTCCATGGCGATGGTTTTCCTATACAGTGCATGGTTATCATATTGACTGGCAAGCCGGGCGCATTCGTCAGCAGTCAGGACGTTTTTGATCTGTGTAAAACCTTTTGAATGAAGGTGATTTTCAACGGTTTCCCAGTCAAATTGTTCGGGATTTTTCACGGGCAGGATTTTAGATGTCATCTTTTGATTTTGACAAAAGTATCCTGCCCTGCTAATTTTGAAAACCCGGAACTTGCTGAAATTCCTTTGGGAGCGGCTAAACAGACATAATCTGTTCGTCTTTGCGCTCACCAATCTGCTGTCGCCACATCGCGTAATACAAACCTTTTTCGTCCAAAAGCGATGAGTGTGTGCCGGTTTCGATGATTTTGCCTTTTTCAAGCACATAAATGCGGTCTGCATGCATGATGGTTGAAAGCCGGTGCGCGATCATAACAGTAATGTGCTGCCGCTGATCTGTAATGTTTCGGATTGTATTGGAAATCTCCTCTTCGGTCAGGGAATCGAGTGCAGAAGTAGCTTCGTCGAATATAATCAGATTAGGGTTTCTCAGCAATGCACGGGCAATAGAAAGGCGCTGGCGCTCACCACCCGAGAGTTTCAAACCTCCTTCACCGATTACAGTTTCAATGCCGTTTTCGGCTCTCGACAGCAGGTTGTAACATGCTGCTTTCAGGAGCACATCCTGGATCATCTCGTCGGTTGCGGTTGGGTTTACAAAGAGAAGGTTTTCCTTGATGGTACCTGAAAAAAGCTGGGTATCCTGTGTCACGAAGCCGATTTTGTTTCTGATTTCGTCAAAATCAATCGAACTTCCGTTGTGATTATTATAGTATACGCTTCCCTCTATCGGAGGATAAAGGCCAACCAGCAATTTTACAAGCGTAGTTTTTCCCGAACCCGACGGCCCTACGAATGCGATCGTTTCGCCGCGTTCGACCCTGAACGAAATATTTTCCAGTGCGGGCCTGTTGGCCGACTGGTGCTGGAATTTGACATGATTAAATTCCAGGACTTCAATTTCTCCGATTTTCTCGGGATTAGCCGGTTTTTGTTCAATCGGCCGCGCAAGCAGCGTTTGCAGATTGTTCAGAGAAGCTTCGGCTTCGCGGTAGGACATAATTACATTGCCGAGCTCTTGTAAAGGCCCGAAGATGAAAAAGGAGTAAAACTGCATCATCATCATTTGTCCGACTGTAATCTGGTCACGGAAAACGAAGAAGAGCAATGCGAACATGATGCATTGCTGCAGGAAATTCACGAACGTACCCTGGATAAAACTGATCGAGCGAATGCTTTTAACTTTTTTTAATTCCAGTTTGAGGATTTTGAAAGTAGTAGTGTTAAGTCTGCCGATCTCCTGCTGTGTAAGGCCAAGGCTTTTTACAAGCTCAATATTCCTGAGGGATTCGGTGGTGGAACCCGCCAGTGCGGTAGTTTCAGCCACAATATTTTTTTGAATAGATTTGATTTTGCGACTTAGCACACTGGTCAAAATCGCAAGAACGATGGAGCCTACCAGATAGATCAGCGGCAGCATAGGGCTGAGCTTGAATGCCACGATGACGACGAATACAATCCCTATCAACGTAGTAAAGAGCACATTAACAAAGTTCATAATGAACTTTTCACAATCTGCCCTCACTTTTTGCAATACAGATAACGTTTCACCGCTACGCTGGTCTTCAAAATCCTGAAAAGGCAGCCTCAGTGCATGCCGGAGGCCATCGGTATATAGGTTAGCCCCAAACTTTTGGATAACCACATTGACCAGATAGTCCTGAAACGCTTTGGCTATACGGGACACCATTGCAGTTCCGATGATCAGCAGCAAGCCTGTAAGGACGCCTTTGAAGAACTCATCGTCCAGGCCATTTTTTCGGAAATAGTCCGCCTTATTCGCATAAGGATCAATGAGCAGGTTACCTAAAATGTACGGGTTTAAGAGGGAAAAAACCTGATTGATTGCCGCCATCAGCAAAGCCAGCAATATCAGCCATTTGTATCGGCTGAGGTATTGTAACAATAATTTCATACAGTTCCGGGTGATTAGGTGGTTTACCCAGATTGTTAAACTGAAACCCAGGAATATTAATTCTCGAAATGGGCTTAAAATAAAAAAAGACACCCGAAAAGGATGTCTGAAAGACTGGTAGCGGGGAGCAGAATCGAACTGCCGACCTTAGGGTTATGAATCCTACGCTCTAACCATCTGAGCTACCCCGCCGTTAACGTGGTGCAAAAGTATGTTAAATAATTTAATGCTACAATACGTTTTTCTTAAAAATGATGAAGAAAATCTGAATTGGAGGGGAAGCAAAATTATCTTTACAGGCTTTTATTACTGATTTATGCTATATTACAACTTTTAAGTCAGAGAGTAAGCCGGGAACTGGCATGACACCCTTTTAAAAGTAGTTCATATGGAAAAATATAAATTTATTACCGAGTTTGAATTGCGTTCCTCACCCAAAGTACTATTTCCATATATCTCGACCCCTTCCGGACTCGAACAATGGTTTGCTGAAAAAGTAACTGTACTGCCAGATCACCGTTTTGATTTTCAATGGGATGGTGACAGCCACGTTGCCCGGCAGACCGGTCTCAGAATTAACAAATCAGTACGATTTGACTTTGAAAATACAAGTGACGACAATCTTGACAATAATTATCTGGAACTGAAATTGGAGGTAAGTGAGTTAACGCAGACCACCTTCCTGCGCGTGGTAGACTATTCCTCTAATCGCGATCAGGACGAGCTCGCTTCCTTATGGGACGGATTTATGGACAATCTTAGAGATATAGTAGGTAGTTGATGAAAAAGCTTGATAAGCTTGTTTTAATGTCGTTTTGGGGCCCTTTTGTCATTACAATGTCGGTCGTTGTATTCGTTTTTTTAATGCGGATCATGATCTTTTACATTGATGATTTCGTCTCCAAAGATTTGGGAGTTATTGACTATGCGCAATTATTCTTCTTTTTTAGCCTGATAACGGTACCCACCGCATTGCCGCTGGCGACACTGCTTTCTTCGCTGATGGCATTCGGCAACCTGGGTGAGTTTTTCGAGCTGACAGCTATTAAAAGTGCCGGTATCTCTGTTGTTAGAGCTATGCTACCACTTTTTATTGTCACGTTTGGCATCAGCATTTTTTCATTCTTTTTCAACGATCGCATATCCCCGTGGGCCAACCTGAAGGGTTACAGTTTATTGTACGATATCAAAACGACTAAGGCGACGTTGAAAATCAAAGACGGGATATTTTACAATGACCTGCCCGGTTACAGCATTAAGGTTGATAAGAAGGAAGAAAATGGCCGATTGAAGGGAATGGTCATCTACAAGCACAGTAACCGGTCTTATGAATTTGGCAATACGGAGATCATCCTTGCGGATTCAGGGCGGATGTATTCGATCAATGATAACCGTTACCTGGTGATCGAGCTCTACAATGGGACGAGGTATACAGATGAGATGGGTTCGGGAAATGCGAGACCGGTATACATGTCCACGTCCGGGGGTACTACCCGAAGTTTTCCCAATTTCAGCAGAAATTCGTTCAAGCATTACCGGCTTACGGAAAGCCTGGCTTCTTTCGGGATGAAGCGGACCGACGAGGGGCAGTTCAAATACCACGAATTTATGAAGAATATCACGGATCTGACCAGTACAGCTGATTCTCTGCGGAATTCTTATGTCGAGACGAAGAAAAACCTCGTATCGGGTAGCCAGCAATATTATTCCTACAACTACCGGGAAGGTACTGACAAAACGATCAAAAAGGGTGCATGGATCGATTCGTTGCTGGTAAAGCCGGTATCGGACAGCTTGAAAAAGGAGATTTTACAAAATGCTAAAAGTGCTTCAAACAGCATGTTGAGTTATACCAAGTCGCAATACGATTATTTGCAAACAAAACTGAAAGATGCAAACAGGTATGAGCTTGAGAAACATCACAAATATACCAGTGCAATTTCCTGCCTGATCATGTTCCTGATTGGTGCGCCGCTGGGAGCCATCATCAAAAAGGGTGGATTTGGCGTACCTGTACTGGTGTCGATCCTGTTTTTTATCCTATTGTATGTTTTGACAAACCAGGGGGATAAATGGGTGAAGGAAGGGTTGCTTGCTGTTCCACTGGGAGCCTGGATGGCCAATACGGTATTGCTGCTGGCAGGTTTATATTTTATCGACCGGGCACGTAGCGATTCGAGGTTATTTGATAAAGATGTTTACCTGATGTTGATAAAAAGAATAAAAGAACAATGGGCAAGTAGATTCGGGAAATCCGGACTTATCCAATCATAGTAAAATTATATTTTTTAAATCGTCATAAAATCGTACTTTTGCAACCTTATTTGCGGCAAGGCGCTGTAAATTATTTCATACAATCATTTAATCTGTTGTTACAATCATGTATTTAACCGCGGAAAAGAAGAGCGAGATCTTCGAATCGAAAGGTTTTAAAAAAGAAAGCGGAGACACCGGCTCAGCTGAATCACAAATTGCTTTATTTACGTACCGCATCAACTATTTGAACGAGCACTTAAAGACGCACAAGAAAGACAATGATACGCGTCTTGGTCTTCTCAAAATGGTAGGAAAGCGCAGAAGATTGCTAGACTATCTTTACAAAAAGGACATTAACCGCTACCGTGCGATTATTGCCGAATTGAACATACGTAAGTAATTTAAAATCAGGGAACTTCAACTACATGAAAGTTCCCTGATTTTTTGCGGAATTTAGAAAATCATCGAAACGTCGGGACGGCGTTTCACAGCTACAAAAATCACTATTCTATGCTTTTTAATATAGTTACCAAGACTATACCCTTACCTGATGGCAGGGAAATCACAATTGAAACAGGAAAATTAGCGAAACAAGCCGACGGTTCGGTGGTAGTCAGACTGGGTAATACCATGTTGCTGGCCACAGTGGTAGCTAACAAAGATATTAGAGAGGGGCTGGACTTTTTGCCGCTTTCGGTTGATTATCAGGAAAAATTTGCGTCTGCCGGCCGTATTCCAGGCAGCTTCCAGAGACGTGAAGGTAAATTATCAGATCATGAAGTGTTGACGAGCCGTTTGGTTGACCGCGTACTTCGTCCATTATTTCCGGAAGACTACCACGCGGAAGTACAAGTAAACATCCTGTTAATTTCTGCTGATTCAGCTGCGTTACCCGATGCGCTGGCTGCGTTGGCAGCTTCTGCTGCCTTAGCTGCTTCTGATATTCCTTTCAATGGCCCGGTGTCGGAAGTGCGCGTAGCGAAGATCGACGGCGAATATGTGGTCAATCCGGGTGCAGTTGAATTGGAAAGAGCAACGTTGGACCTGATGGTAGGCGCGACCTATAATGATATCGCGATGGTGGAAGGGGAGATGAGCGAGGTTTCGGAAGAAGAAGTGATTGAAGCTTTAAAAATCGCACACGAAGTAATTAAGAACCAATGTGTTGCTTTGAAGGAATTCGAAGCCGCAGTTGGTAAAACAGAAAAGAGAGAATACGTAGGCGATGATGCGGATTCCGAAGTGGAATCGCGTGTACGCTCATTTGCTTACGACAAAATATATTCGGTTGCTCAGCTGGGCTCTACTAACAAAACGGTTCGTAAAGACGGATTTAAAGCTGTTTGGGAGGAGTTCAAAACCACTATTACCGAAGAAGAAGCGCCTGAATTTAAAGAAGGTCTTGCAAAGCGTTATTTCAACGACCTGGTTTGGGAAGCTTCCCGCCGCCTCGTGCTGGATGAGAGAAAACGTCTTGACGGTCGTCGTTTGGATGAGGTTCGTCCGATTGCATCTGAGATCGACTTCCTTCCAAATGCACACGGTTCAGCCCTTTTCACAAGAGGTGAAACCCAATCTTTGACTACTGTGACGCTTGGTACGAAAAACGACGAGCAGATTGTAGACACAACATTGAAATATGGTTACAGCAAATTCATGCTGCACTATAACTTTCCAGGCTTCTCTACTGGTGAAGTGAAACCTAACCGCGGCCCCGGCCGTCGCGAAGTAGGCCACGGAAATCTTGCGCTACGTGCTTTGAAAAAGGTATTGCCCCAGGCTGAAGATAATCCATATACCATCCGGATCGTTTCAGATATTCTGGAATCGAATGGCTCTTCGTCTATGGCTACCGTTTGTGCCGGTTCACTCGCATTGATGGACTCAGGCTTAAAAATCAAAGCACCGGTCTCTGGTATTGCAATGGGACTTATCTCTGACGAAGCAACAGGTAAATACGCTGTTCTTTCTGATATTCTGGGGGATGAAGATCACCTTGGAGATATGGATTTTAAAGTAACCGGGACTGAGGCTGGTATCACAGCCTGTCAGATGGATATGAAGGTAAATGGTCTTTCGTTTGAAGTACTTACAGAGGCATTGATGCAGGCGAAGGCCGGCAGACTTCATATTCTCGGCGAAATGAACAAGACAATTACTGAGAGCCGTGCGGATCTGAAGCCACATACACCGCGTGCAGTTGTCATCAAAATCGATCGGGAAATGATTGGTGCGGTAATCGGGCCAGGTGGAAAAGTTGTACAGGATATTCAAAAAGAGTCAGGAGCGACAGTTTCTATCGAAGAAAAAGATGGGGCTGGCTTTGTAAGTATATTCTCAGCAGATAAGACTTCAATGGATAAGGCTGTTTCACGTATTAAAGGCATTATTCTGGTACCAGAAATTGGTGAACTTTACACTGGTAAGGTGAAGTCAATTATGCCATTTGGTGCATTTGTCGAATTCCTTCCTGGCAAGGACGGGTTATTGCATATTTCCGAGATCAAGTGGGAACGCCTGGAGAAAATGGACGGTGTATTGGAAGTAGGAGAGGAGATACAGGTTAAGCTGGTCGAAATCGACAAGAAAACAGGCAAATATCGCCTTTCTCGTAAGGTATTGTTGCCAAAACCAGAGAACAAAAATGCATAAAATAGTGTTGCTTCTTTTAGACACTATTGACGTCGTTATATAACATACTTAATAAGAGATATAGATGAGACAGCTAAAGATCAGTAAGCAAATCACCAACCGTGAGAGTCAGTCGTTAGACAAATATTTGCAGGAGATCGGTAAGGTAGATTTGTTAACGCCGGATGAGGAGGTGACATTAGCGCAAAAAATCAGGGATGGAGATCAGCTGGCCTTAGAAAGATTGACCAAAGCGAATCTTAGGTTTGTAGTTTCCGTGGCAAAACAATATCAGAATCAAGGATTGTCATTGGGAGATTTAATTAATGAAGGAAATTTAGGATTGATCAAAGCCGCCCAGCGTTTTGATGAGACGAGAGGTTTTAAATTCATTTCGTACGCGGTTTGGTGGATTCGCCAGTCTATTTTGCAGGCTCTTGCAGAGCAATCGCGTATCGTGCGTTTGCCTTTGAACCGGGTAGGCTCTCTTAATAAAATATCAAAGACATTCTCAGAATTGGAGCAGCGCTTCGAACGTGAACCGTCTCCCGAGGAATTAGCAGAAGTACTTGAAATTTCTTCTTCAGAGGTCGTTGATACAATGAAAATTTCAGGTCGTCACGTTTCAATGGATGCTCCTTTCGTACAAGGCGAAGAAAACAGCCTTTTGGACGTCCTGGAAAATGACCTGGAAGATAAGCCTGATTCTGGTCTGGTAAACGAGTCTTTGCGTAAAGAAGTGCAACGTGCGCTTTGTACACTTACGCAGCGTGAGGCGGATGTAATTGCATTGTATTTTGGCCTGAATGGCGAACATGCGATGACTTTGGAAGAGATTGGAGAGAAGTTTAATCTTACCCGTGAGCGCGTTCGCCAGATCAAAGAAAAAGCCATCAGAAGATTACGCCACGTTTCAAGGAGCAAGGCTTTGAAAACTTACCTTGGTTAATCCGGGAAATTCAAATGATCAGCATTTAAGTTTTGATAAAATAGAAAAATAGCCTCGTTTGAGGCTATTTTTATTTAGATATGGCAATTTTACAACCATTAATTGATCTACCCGAAATTTGCCACGCCCACGGCGTCCGGTACGCGGTCATTTCCCCAGGGTCGCGGAGCGCGCCGCTTACGCTGGCTTTTGTAAGGCACGGAGGTATTCAGATGCAAGTATGCATGGACGAACGCTCAGCGGCGTTCATTGCATTGGGAATAGCCCAGCAAAAGGGTGCTCCTGTAGTACTAATTTGTACATCCGGCAGCGCAGCCTACAATTTCGCCCCGGCAGTCTCAGAAGCCTTTTTTCAGCAGGTTCCGCTCCTGATCCTGACAGCCGACAGACCAAAAGAATGGCTGCATCAATATGACGGACAAACTATCTATCAAACTGAGATTTATGGAAAGCACGTTAAGAGGTCATTTGAATTTCCGGTTGACTATACACACCAGGACTCTATCTGGGCAATAAACAGGGTTTCGAACGAAGCGATAAATTTGACTATGACGCCACCTTTCGGGCCGGTACATATCAATATTCCGGTTCGGGAACCGTTTTATCCGACCAATTTAGAAAAGCTTGTTGCTTCCGATGGTATCAGGATTATCGTTAAAACCGAGTCAGAAAAGACTATTTCAACCGGTATCTGGCATGAGCTGCTGGACGAATGGGATGAATCGAGAAGGATTTTAATCGTGGGTGGGCAGCACTTGCCGGATGCAGCGTTGAGTAAAACCCTGGCCCAGATCGGGGAGGAATGGGACATTCCGATTGTCGCAGACTGCACTA
This Dyadobacter sp. UC 10 DNA region includes the following protein-coding sequences:
- a CDS encoding START-like domain-containing protein, which translates into the protein MEKYKFITEFELRSSPKVLFPYISTPSGLEQWFAEKVTVLPDHRFDFQWDGDSHVARQTGLRINKSVRFDFENTSDDNLDNNYLELKLEVSELTQTTFLRVVDYSSNRDQDELASLWDGFMDNLRDIVGS
- a CDS encoding sigma-70 family RNA polymerase sigma factor, whose product is MRQLKISKQITNRESQSLDKYLQEIGKVDLLTPDEEVTLAQKIRDGDQLALERLTKANLRFVVSVAKQYQNQGLSLGDLINEGNLGLIKAAQRFDETRGFKFISYAVWWIRQSILQALAEQSRIVRLPLNRVGSLNKISKTFSELEQRFEREPSPEELAEVLEISSSEVVDTMKISGRHVSMDAPFVQGEENSLLDVLENDLEDKPDSGLVNESLRKEVQRALCTLTQREADVIALYFGLNGEHAMTLEEIGEKFNLTRERVRQIKEKAIRRLRHVSRSKALKTYLG
- a CDS encoding LptF/LptG family permease — protein: MKKLDKLVLMSFWGPFVITMSVVVFVFLMRIMIFYIDDFVSKDLGVIDYAQLFFFFSLITVPTALPLATLLSSLMAFGNLGEFFELTAIKSAGISVVRAMLPLFIVTFGISIFSFFFNDRISPWANLKGYSLLYDIKTTKATLKIKDGIFYNDLPGYSIKVDKKEENGRLKGMVIYKHSNRSYEFGNTEIILADSGRMYSINDNRYLVIELYNGTRYTDEMGSGNARPVYMSTSGGTTRSFPNFSRNSFKHYRLTESLASFGMKRTDEGQFKYHEFMKNITDLTSTADSLRNSYVETKKNLVSGSQQYYSYNYREGTDKTIKKGAWIDSLLVKPVSDSLKKEILQNAKSASNSMLSYTKSQYDYLQTKLKDANRYELEKHHKYTSAISCLIMFLIGAPLGAIIKKGGFGVPVLVSILFFILLYVLTNQGDKWVKEGLLAVPLGAWMANTVLLLAGLYFIDRARSDSRLFDKDVYLMLIKRIKEQWASRFGKSGLIQS
- a CDS encoding ABC transporter ATP-binding protein gives rise to the protein MKLLLQYLSRYKWLILLALLMAAINQVFSLLNPYILGNLLIDPYANKADYFRKNGLDDEFFKGVLTGLLLIIGTAMVSRIAKAFQDYLVNVVIQKFGANLYTDGLRHALRLPFQDFEDQRSGETLSVLQKVRADCEKFIMNFVNVLFTTLIGIVFVVIVAFKLSPMLPLIYLVGSIVLAILTSVLSRKIKSIQKNIVAETTALAGSTTESLRNIELVKSLGLTQQEIGRLNTTTFKILKLELKKVKSIRSISFIQGTFVNFLQQCIMFALLFFVFRDQITVGQMMMMQFYSFFIFGPLQELGNVIMSYREAEASLNNLQTLLARPIEQKPANPEKIGEIEVLEFNHVKFQHQSANRPALENISFRVERGETIAFVGPSGSGKTTLVKLLVGLYPPIEGSVYYNNHNGSSIDFDEIRNKIGFVTQDTQLFSGTIKENLLFVNPTATDEMIQDVLLKAACYNLLSRAENGIETVIGEGGLKLSGGERQRLSIARALLRNPNLIIFDEATSALDSLTEEEISNTIRNITDQRQHITVMIAHRLSTIMHADRIYVLEKGKIIETGTHSSLLDEKGLYYAMWRQQIGERKDEQIMSV
- a CDS encoding 2OG-Fe(II) oxygenase; the encoded protein is MTSKILPVKNPEQFDWETVENHLHSKGFTQIKNVLTADECARLASQYDNHALYRKTIAMERYRFGLGEYKYFAYPLPQTVQHLRQTFYPRLAPVANEWMRQLGQPHRYPADFETFQNLCRAQGQDKPTALILKYGPGGHNTLHQDLYGEVFFPIQMVIFLNQAGQDYTGGEFVLVQQTPRAQSKAIVLKPDQGDILLFTTNFRPAAGSRGYYRVNMKHGVSEVLTGERFTLGVIFHDALS
- the pnp gene encoding polyribonucleotide nucleotidyltransferase codes for the protein MLFNIVTKTIPLPDGREITIETGKLAKQADGSVVVRLGNTMLLATVVANKDIREGLDFLPLSVDYQEKFASAGRIPGSFQRREGKLSDHEVLTSRLVDRVLRPLFPEDYHAEVQVNILLISADSAALPDALAALAASAALAASDIPFNGPVSEVRVAKIDGEYVVNPGAVELERATLDLMVGATYNDIAMVEGEMSEVSEEEVIEALKIAHEVIKNQCVALKEFEAAVGKTEKREYVGDDADSEVESRVRSFAYDKIYSVAQLGSTNKTVRKDGFKAVWEEFKTTITEEEAPEFKEGLAKRYFNDLVWEASRRLVLDERKRLDGRRLDEVRPIASEIDFLPNAHGSALFTRGETQSLTTVTLGTKNDEQIVDTTLKYGYSKFMLHYNFPGFSTGEVKPNRGPGRREVGHGNLALRALKKVLPQAEDNPYTIRIVSDILESNGSSSMATVCAGSLALMDSGLKIKAPVSGIAMGLISDEATGKYAVLSDILGDEDHLGDMDFKVTGTEAGITACQMDMKVNGLSFEVLTEALMQAKAGRLHILGEMNKTITESRADLKPHTPRAVVIKIDREMIGAVIGPGGKVVQDIQKESGATVSIEEKDGAGFVSIFSADKTSMDKAVSRIKGIILVPEIGELYTGKVKSIMPFGAFVEFLPGKDGLLHISEIKWERLEKMDGVLEVGEEIQVKLVEIDKKTGKYRLSRKVLLPKPENKNA
- the rpsO gene encoding 30S ribosomal protein S15, which encodes MYLTAEKKSEIFESKGFKKESGDTGSAESQIALFTYRINYLNEHLKTHKKDNDTRLGLLKMVGKRRRLLDYLYKKDINRYRAIIAELNIRK